A stretch of Helicobacter pylori DNA encodes these proteins:
- a CDS encoding DUF3944 domain-containing protein, translating to MEFLKRLSSNDLKDLFEVLVYDKDGKKRFTEGLTLSEEYKRHGNDYAKYAERIAEELQYYGSNSFASALRGTGVLYREILYEVCNKLKVNYNKKSDTTLIEENMLSSILQKSLEKMSDEEIRELCDELGVKNTNKLGKQALSTAALTLFRMGGFKSYQLALIVANAVIKAIFQRGLSLGANAALTRGLSILTGPIGWIITGVWTAIDIAGPAYRVTIPACIVVATLRLKAQANEIKNIL from the coding sequence TTGGAATTTTTAAAGCGATTAAGCTCTAATGATTTGAAAGATTTGTTTGAGGTGCTTGTCTATGACAAAGACGGTAAAAAAAGATTTACTGAAGGATTAACGCTTTCAGAAGAATACAAAAGACATGGCAATGATTATGCTAAATACGCAGAAAGAATCGCTGAAGAATTGCAATACTATGGGAGCAATAGTTTTGCGAGCGCGTTGAGAGGTACAGGGGTTTTATACAGAGAAATTTTGTATGAAGTGTGCAATAAATTAAAAGTCAACTACAACAAAAAGTCTGACACAACTTTGATTGAAGAAAACATGCTCTCTAGCATTTTACAAAAAAGTTTGGAAAAAATGAGCGATGAGGAGATTAGAGAGCTTTGCGATGAATTAGGAGTGAAAAACACTAATAAATTAGGCAAGCAAGCCCTAAGCACAGCTGCTTTAACGCTATTTAGAATGGGTGGCTTCAAATCCTATCAATTAGCTTTAATTGTTGCAAACGCCGTGATAAAGGCGATTTTTCAAAGAGGGTTGTCTCTAGGGGCAAATGCCGCTCTTACAAGAGGGCTAAGCATTTTAACAGGCCCTATTGGCTGGATCATTACAGGCGTATGGACAGCGATTGATATTGCAGGGCCGGCTTATAGGGTAACCATACCGGCATGCATTGTGGTTGCCACTTTACGCCTAAAAGCGCAAGCAAACGAAATTAAAAATATTCTTTAA
- the groL gene encoding chaperonin GroEL (60 kDa chaperone family; promotes refolding of misfolded polypeptides especially under stressful conditions; forms two stacked rings of heptamers to form a barrel-shaped 14mer; ends can be capped by GroES; misfolded proteins enter the barrel where they are refolded when GroES binds), with amino-acid sequence MAKEIKFSDSARNLLFEGVRQLHDAVKVTMGPRGRNVLIQKSYGAPSITKDGVSVAKEIELSCPVANMGAQLVKEVASKTADAAGDGTTTATVLAYSIFKEGLRNITAGANPIEVKRGMDKAAEAIINELKKASKKVGGKEEITQVATISANSDHNIGKLIADAMEKVGKDGVITVEEAKGIEDELDVVEGMQFDRGYLSPYFVTNAEKMTAQLDNAYILLTDKKISSMKDILPLLEKTMKEGKPLLIIAEDIEGEALTTLVVNKLRGVLNIAAVKAPGFGDRRKEMLKDIAILTGGQVISEELGLSLENAEVEFLGKAGRIVIDKDNTTIVDGKGHSDDVKDRVAQIKTQIASTTSDYDKEKLQERLAKLSGGVAVIKVGAASEVEMKEKKDRVDDALSATKAAVEEGIVIGGGAALIRAAQKVHLNLHDDEKVGYEIIMRAIKAPLAQIAINAGYDGGVVVNEVEKHEGHFGFNASNGKYVDMFKEGIIDPLKVERIALQNAVSVSSLLLTTEATVHEIKEEKAAPAMPDMGGMGGMGGMGGMM; translated from the coding sequence ATGGCAAAAGAAATCAAATTTTCAGATAGTGCAAGAAACCTTCTATTTGAAGGCGTGAGACAACTCCATGACGCTGTTAAAGTTACCATGGGGCCAAGAGGCAGGAACGTGTTGATTCAAAAAAGCTATGGCGCTCCAAGCATCACCAAAGACGGCGTGAGCGTGGCTAAAGAGATTGAATTAAGTTGCCCGGTGGCTAACATGGGCGCTCAACTCGTTAAAGAAGTAGCGAGCAAAACCGCTGATGCTGCCGGCGATGGCACGACCACAGCGACCGTGCTGGCTTATAGCATTTTTAAAGAAGGTTTGAGGAATATCACGGCTGGGGCTAACCCTATTGAAGTGAAACGAGGCATGGATAAAGCCGCTGAAGCGATCATTAATGAGCTTAAAAAAGCGAGCAAAAAAGTGGGCGGTAAAGAAGAAATCACCCAAGTAGCGACCATTTCTGCAAACTCCGATCACAATATTGGGAAACTCATCGCTGACGCTATGGAAAAAGTGGGTAAAGACGGCGTGATCACCGTTGAAGAAGCTAAGGGCATTGAAGACGAATTAGATGTTGTAGAAGGCATGCAATTTGATAGAGGCTATCTCTCCCCTTATTTTGTAACCAACGCTGAGAAAATGACCGCTCAATTGGATAACGCTTACATCCTTTTAACGGATAAAAAAATCTCTAGCATGAAAGACATTCTCCCGCTACTAGAAAAAACCATGAAAGAGGGCAAACCGCTTTTAATCATCGCTGAAGACATTGAGGGCGAAGCTTTAACGACTCTAGTGGTGAATAAATTAAGAGGCGTGTTGAATATCGCAGCGGTTAAAGCTCCAGGCTTTGGGGACAGAAGAAAAGAAATGCTCAAAGACATCGCTATTTTAACCGGCGGTCAAGTTATTAGCGAAGAATTAGGCTTGAGTCTAGAAAACGCTGAAGTGGAGTTTTTAGGCAAAGCCGGAAGGATTGTGATTGATAAAGACAACACCACGATCGTAGATGGCAAAGGCCATAGCGATGACGTTAAAGACAGAGTCGCGCAAATCAAAACCCAAATCGCAAGCACGACAAGCGATTATGACAAAGAAAAATTGCAAGAAAGATTGGCCAAACTCTCTGGCGGTGTGGCTGTGATCAAAGTGGGCGCTGCGAGTGAAGTGGAAATGAAAGAGAAAAAAGACCGGGTGGATGACGCGTTGAGCGCGACTAAAGCGGCGGTTGAAGAAGGCATTGTGATTGGCGGCGGTGCGGCTCTCATTCGCGCGGCTCAAAAAGTGCATTTGAATTTACACGATGATGAAAAAGTGGGCTATGAAATCATCATGCGCGCCATTAAAGCCCCATTAGCTCAAATCGCTATCAATGCCGGTTATGATGGCGGTGTGGTCGTGAATGAAGTAGAAAAACACGAAGGGCATTTTGGTTTTAACGCTAGCAATGGCAAGTATGTGGACATGTTTAAAGAAGGCATTATTGACCCCTTAAAAGTAGAAAGGATCGCTTTACAAAATGCGGTTTCGGTTTCAAGCCTGCTTTTAACCACAGAAGCCACCGTGCATGAAATCAAAGAAGAAAAAGCGGCCCCAGCAATGCCTGATATGGGTGGCATGGGCGGAATGGGAGGCATGGGCGGCATGATGTAA
- the nusB gene encoding transcription antitermination factor NusB, with product MATRTQARGAVVELLYAFESGNEEIKKIASSMLEEKKIKNNQLAFALSLFNGVLERINEIDALIEPHLKDWDFKRLGSMEKAILRLGAYEIGFTPTQNPIIINECIELGKLYAEPNTPKFLNAILDSLSKKLAQKPLN from the coding sequence ATGGCGACACGAACTCAAGCCAGGGGGGCTGTGGTTGAATTGTTGTATGCGTTTGAAAGCGGTAATGAAGAAATTAAAAAAATCGCTTCCAGCATGTTGGAAGAAAAAAAGATTAAAAACAACCAGCTCGCTTTTGCTTTAAGCCTTTTTAATGGCGTGTTAGAAAGAATCAATGAAATTGACGCTCTCATCGAGCCGCATTTAAAAGACTGGGATTTCAAGCGATTAGGGAGCATGGAAAAGGCGATTTTACGCTTAGGAGCGTATGAAATTGGCTTCACGCCCACACAAAACCCTATCATCATCAATGAATGCATAGAGCTTGGCAAACTCTACGCTGAGCCTAACACCCCTAAATTTTTAAACGCTATCTTGGATTCTTTGAGTAAAAAGCTCGCTCAAAAACCCTTGAATTGA
- the pyrF gene encoding orotidine-5'-phosphate decarboxylase yields MQLCVALDLEKKEDNLSLLQELKGLDLWAKVGLRSFIRDGAVFLDEIRKIDENFKIFLDLKLYDIPYTMANAALECAKLEIDMLTVHLSSAKSALTALMQRLNALKKRPLIMGVSALTSFSEEEFLMVYNAPLKTQAIKLSAMGKESGIDGVVCSVFESLAIKEALGQGFLTLTPGIRLDKNDKEDQERVANAKEAKQNLSDFIVVGRPIYQAKEPREVVLELLKDC; encoded by the coding sequence ATGCAATTATGTGTCGCATTGGATTTAGAAAAAAAAGAGGACAATCTTTCCTTATTACAAGAATTGAAGGGCTTAGATTTATGGGCTAAGGTGGGGCTTAGATCTTTTATAAGAGATGGGGCTGTTTTTTTAGATGAAATCAGAAAGATTGATGAAAATTTTAAGATCTTTTTGGATTTGAAGCTCTATGATATTCCTTATACTATGGCAAATGCCGCGCTAGAATGCGCGAAATTAGAAATTGACATGCTCACCGTGCATTTGAGCAGCGCTAAAAGCGCGCTAACAGCTTTAATGCAACGCCTAAACGCTCTTAAAAAACGCCCCTTAATCATGGGCGTGAGCGCTTTAACCAGCTTTAGCGAAGAGGAATTTTTGATGGTGTATAACGCCCCTTTAAAAACGCAAGCGATCAAATTAAGCGCTATGGGTAAAGAGAGCGGGATTGATGGGGTGGTGTGTTCGGTGTTTGAAAGCTTAGCGATTAAAGAGGCTTTGGGTCAAGGCTTTTTGACTTTAACCCCTGGCATAAGGCTGGATAAAAACGACAAAGAAGATCAAGAACGAGTGGCGAACGCTAAAGAAGCCAAACAAAATTTAAGCGATTTTATCGTGGTAGGCCGCCCCATTTATCAAGCTAAAGAGCCTAGAGAAGTGGTTTTAGAGCTTTTAAAGGATTGTTAA
- a CDS encoding outer membrane protein — MYKISITQFYFKEKIYEKNLFTLSLSLASSLLNAEDNGFFISAGYQIGEAAQMVKNTGELKKLSDTYENLSNFLTNFNNLNQAVTNASSPSEINAAIDNLKANTQGLTGEKTNSPAYQAVSLALNAAVGLWNVIGYAIMCGNGNGTESGPGSVVFNNQPGSYSTNITCNRYEATGPGKSMSIQEFEKLNKAYQAIQQALKEGNGFPVLDGKGTEVTVTYTYECKQTAEINGGVDQFCRKNNSSNSATSSGNNNQETQTFKFTNTAQNLLEQASTIMNVLNTQCPLVRSTHNENSAGNGSPWGINKDGNACQIFSAEFSAVTSMIKNAQEIVAQAQSLNTNQQSNQNAPQDFNPYTSADRAFAQNMLNHAQAQAKMLELADQMKKDLNTIPSQFITNYLAACRNGGGTLPNQGVTNNTWGAGCAYVEETITALDNSLAHFGTQAEQIKQSELLARTILDFRGSLSTLNNTYNSITTTASNTPNSPFLKNLISQSTNPNNPGGLQAVYQVNQSAYSQLLSATQELGHNPFRRVGLISSQTNNGAMNGIGVQIGYKQFFGEKRRWGLRYYGFFDYNHAYIKSSFFNSASDVFTYGVGTDVLYNFINDKATKNNKISFGVFGGIALAGTSWLNSQYVNLATFNNFYSAKMNVANFQFLFNLGLRMNLAKNKKKASDHAAQHGVELGVKIPTINTNYYSLLGTQLQYRRLYSVYLNYVFAY, encoded by the coding sequence ATGTATAAAATTTCAATCACTCAATTTTATTTCAAGGAGAAAATTTATGAAAAAAACCTTTTTACTCTCTCTCTCTCTCTCGCTTCATCGCTTTTAAACGCTGAAGACAACGGCTTTTTTATCAGCGCCGGCTATCAAATCGGCGAAGCCGCTCAAATGGTGAAAAACACCGGCGAATTGAAAAAACTCTCAGACACTTATGAGAATTTGAGCAACTTTTTAACCAATTTCAACAACCTCAATCAGGCGGTAACGAACGCGAGCAGCCCTTCAGAAATCAATGCTGCGATCGATAATTTAAAAGCAAACACGCAAGGTTTGACTGGCGAAAAAACCAACTCCCCGGCGTATCAAGCCGTCTCTTTGGCGTTGAATGCGGCGGTGGGGCTGTGGAATGTGATAGGCTATGCGATAATGTGTGGGAATGGCAATGGCACAGAGAGTGGGCCTGGCAGCGTTGTTTTCAATAACCAACCAGGAAGCTATTCAACGAACATCACTTGCAACCGGTATGAAGCGACTGGTCCTGGTAAATCCATGTCTATCCAAGAATTTGAAAAACTCAATAAAGCCTATCAAGCTATCCAACAAGCTTTAAAGGAGGGAAATGGGTTTCCTGTCTTGGACGGGAAAGGCACAGAAGTGACCGTAACCTACACCTACGAATGCAAACAAACTGCTGAAATTAATGGTGGTGTGGATCAATTCTGTCGAAAAAATAATAGCAGTAATAGTGCAACTAGCAGTGGTAATAACAACCAAGAAACGCAAACATTCAAATTCACCAATACCGCTCAAAACCTTTTAGAACAAGCCAGCACGATCATGAATGTCCTTAACACCCAATGCCCTTTGGTGCGATCCACGCATAATGAAAACAGTGCGGGTAATGGTAGCCCATGGGGTATCAATAAAGATGGGAATGCGTGCCAAATCTTTAGTGCTGAATTTAGCGCCGTTACTAGCATGATCAAAAACGCCCAAGAAATCGTCGCGCAAGCTCAAAGCCTTAATACTAACCAGCAAAGCAATCAAAACGCGCCGCAAGATTTCAACCCTTACACCTCTGCTGATAGGGCTTTCGCTCAAAACATGCTCAATCACGCTCAAGCACAAGCCAAGATGCTCGAACTAGCCGATCAAATGAAAAAAGACCTTAACACTATCCCAAGCCAATTTATCACAAATTACTTGGCAGCTTGCAGAAATGGGGGTGGGACATTGCCCAATCAAGGGGTTACTAACAACACTTGGGGAGCCGGTTGCGCGTATGTGGAAGAGACGATAACGGCTTTAGATAACAGCCTTGCGCATTTTGGCACTCAAGCCGAGCAAATCAAGCAATCTGAGTTGTTGGCACGCACCATACTTGATTTTAGAGGCAGCCTTAGCACTTTAAACAACACTTATAACAGCATCACCACGACCGCTTCAAACACGCCTAATTCCCCATTCCTTAAAAATTTGATAAGCCAATCCACTAACCCTAATAACCCCGGGGGCTTACAGGCCGTTTATCAAGTCAACCAGAGCGCTTATTCGCAATTATTAAGCGCCACGCAAGAATTAGGGCATAACCCTTTCAGACGCGTTGGCTTAATCAGCTCTCAAACCAACAATGGTGCCATGAATGGGATCGGCGTGCAAATAGGGTATAAACAATTCTTTGGTGAAAAAAGAAGGTGGGGGTTAAGGTATTACGGCTTTTTTGACTATAACCATGCTTATATCAAATCCAGCTTTTTCAACTCCGCCTCTGATGTGTTCACTTATGGGGTAGGGACAGATGTCCTTTATAACTTCATCAATGACAAAGCCACCAAAAACAATAAGATTTCTTTTGGGGTGTTTGGCGGTATCGCCTTAGCGGGCACTTCATGGCTTAATTCCCAATACGTGAATTTAGCGACATTCAATAATTTTTACAGCGCTAAAATGAATGTGGCGAATTTCCAATTCTTATTCAACTTGGGCTTGAGAATGAACCTCGCTAAAAACAAAAAGAAAGCGAGCGATCATGCGGCTCAGCATGGCGTGGAATTGGGCGTGAAGATCCCTACGATCAACACGAATTACTATTCTTTGCTAGGCACCCAACTCCAATACCGCAGACTCTATAGCGTGTATTTGAATTATGTGTTCGCTTATTAA
- the groES gene encoding co-chaperone GroES: MKFQPLGERVLVERLEEENKTSSGIIIPDNAKEKPLMGVVKAVSHKISEGCKCVKEGDVIAFGKYKGAEIVLDGTEYMVLELEDVLGIVGAGSCCHANSHDHKDHKHAEACCHDHKKH; this comes from the coding sequence ATGAAGTTTCAACCATTAGGAGAAAGGGTCTTAGTAGAAAGACTTGAAGAAGAGAACAAAACCAGTTCAGGCATCATCATCCCTGATAACGCTAAAGAAAAGCCTTTAATGGGCGTAGTCAAAGCCGTTAGCCATAAAATCAGTGAGGGTTGCAAATGCGTTAAAGAAGGCGATGTGATCGCTTTTGGCAAATACAAAGGCGCAGAAATCGTTTTAGACGGCACTGAATACATGGTGCTAGAACTAGAAGACGTTCTGGGCATCGTGGGCGCGGGATCTTGCTGTCATGCCAATAGCCATGATCATAAAGATCACAAACATGCTGAAGCTTGCTGTCATGATCACAAAAAACACTAA
- the panC gene encoding pantoate--beta-alanine ligase gives MRVLETIATLREYRKSLKESVGFVPTMGALHRGHQSLIERSLKENSHTIVSVFVNPTQFGANEDFSAYPRPLEKDLALCEKLGVNAVFVPKIGEMYPYEAKQRLKLYAPTFLSRSLEGAMRKGHFDGVVQVVLRLFHLVNPTRAYFGKKDAQQLLIIQHLVQDLLLDIEIAPCEIMRDDDNLALSSRNVYLSATERKQALAIPKALENIQQAIDKGEKACEKLKKLGLEILKNLEVDYLECCNHKLEPLKTIEPANTLILVAARVGKTRLLDNLWV, from the coding sequence ATGCGGGTGTTAGAAACGATTGCTACTTTAAGAGAATATCGTAAAAGTTTGAAAGAAAGCGTGGGGTTTGTGCCGACTATGGGGGCTTTACACAGAGGGCATCAAAGCTTGATAGAAAGGAGTTTAAAAGAAAATTCCCACACGATTGTAAGCGTTTTTGTCAATCCCACGCAATTTGGGGCTAACGAGGATTTTAGCGCTTACCCGCGCCCTTTAGAAAAGGATTTGGCTTTGTGTGAAAAATTAGGCGTTAATGCGGTGTTTGTGCCTAAAATTGGCGAAATGTATCCCTATGAAGCAAAGCAACGCTTAAAACTCTACGCCCCTACATTTTTATCCCGCTCTTTAGAGGGAGCCATGCGTAAGGGGCATTTTGATGGGGTGGTTCAGGTCGTGTTAAGATTGTTCCATCTTGTCAATCCCACTAGAGCGTATTTTGGCAAAAAGGACGCCCAACAGCTTTTAATCATCCAGCATTTAGTCCAAGATTTGCTTTTAGACATTGAAATAGCGCCATGCGAGATTATGCGAGATGATGATAATCTGGCTTTAAGCTCTAGGAATGTGTATTTGAGTGCCACAGAAAGAAAACAAGCCCTAGCCATTCCAAAAGCTTTAGAAAATATCCAGCAGGCCATAGATAAGGGCGAAAAAGCGTGCGAAAAACTGAAAAAACTAGGGCTTGAAATTTTAAAAAATTTAGAAGTGGATTATTTGGAATGTTGTAACCACAAGCTAGAGCCTTTAAAAACCATAGAGCCGGCTAACACGCTCATTTTAGTGGCGGCTCGTGTGGGTAAAACCAGGCTTTTAGATAATTTATGGGTGTAG
- the ribH gene encoding 6,7-dimethyl-8-ribityllumazine synthase, translating to MQIIEGKLQLQGNEKVAILTSRFNHIITDRLQEGAIDCFKRHGGDEELLDLVLVPGAYELPLILDKLLESGKYDGVCVLGAIIRGGTPHFDYVSAEATKGIASAMLKYSMPVSFGVLTTDNIEQAIERAGSKAGNKGFEAMSTLIELLSLCQTLKG from the coding sequence ATGCAAATCATAGAAGGAAAATTGCAATTACAAGGGAATGAAAAAGTCGCCATTTTAACATCGCGCTTCAATCATATCATCACAGACAGATTACAAGAAGGGGCGATTGACTGCTTTAAAAGGCATGGGGGCGATGAGGAGCTTTTAGATCTCGTGCTGGTGCCTGGGGCTTATGAATTGCCTTTGATTTTAGACAAATTGTTAGAGAGCGGAAAATACGATGGCGTGTGCGTTTTAGGAGCGATCATTAGAGGGGGGACTCCGCATTTTGACTACGTGAGCGCGGAAGCGACTAAGGGCATTGCCAGCGCGATGCTAAAATACAGCATGCCGGTAAGCTTTGGCGTGCTGACCACAGACAATATTGAACAAGCGATTGAAAGAGCGGGCAGTAAAGCCGGCAATAAGGGCTTTGAAGCGATGAGCACCCTCATTGAATTATTGAGCTTGTGCCAAACTCTCAAGGGCTAA
- a CDS encoding carbonic anhydrase, protein MKAFLGALEFQENEYEELKELYESLKTKQKPHTLFISCVDSRVVPNLITGTKPGELYVIRNMGNVIPPKTSCKESLSTIASVEYAIAHVGVQNLIICGHSDCGACGSIHLINDETTKAKTPYIADWIQFLEPVKEELKNRPQFSNHSAKRSWLTERLSVRLQLNNLLSYDFIQEKASKNELKIFGWHYIIETGRIYNYNFESHFFEPIEETIKQRISYENP, encoded by the coding sequence GTGAAAGCGTTTTTAGGAGCGTTAGAGTTTCAAGAGAATGAATATGAAGAGCTTAAAGAGCTTTATGAGAGTTTAAAGACTAAGCAAAAGCCCCACACTCTGTTCATTTCTTGCGTGGATTCACGAGTCGTGCCCAATCTAATCACCGGCACCAAACCGGGCGAATTGTATGTGATCCGCAACATGGGCAATGTGATCCCCCCTAAAACAAGCTGTAAAGAATCCCTTTCTACCATTGCGAGCGTTGAATACGCTATTGCGCATGTGGGCGTTCAAAATTTAATCATTTGCGGGCATAGCGATTGTGGGGCTTGCGGGAGCATTCATTTGATCAATGATGAAACCACCAAGGCTAAAACCCCTTACATTGCAGACTGGATACAATTCTTAGAGCCTGTTAAAGAAGAATTAAAAAACCGCCCGCAATTCAGCAACCATTCCGCCAAGCGTTCATGGCTTACAGAGCGTTTGAGCGTGCGCTTGCAACTCAACAACCTCTTAAGCTATGATTTCATTCAAGAGAAAGCGAGCAAGAATGAATTAAAAATTTTTGGTTGGCACTACATCATAGAAACAGGCAGGATTTATAATTATAATTTTGAAAGCCATTTTTTTGAGCCGATTGAAGAAACCATTAAACAAAGGATAAGTTATGAAAACCCCTGA
- a CDS encoding DUF3944 domain-containing protein, translating into MAYKYDRDLEFLKQLESSDLLDLFEVLVFGKDGEKRHNEKLTSSIEYKRHGDDYAKYAERIAEELQYYGSNSFASFIKGEGVLYKEILCDVCDKLKVNYNKKTETTLIEQNMLSKILERSLEEMDDEEVKEMCDELSIKNTDNLNRQALSAATLTLFKMGGFKSYQLAVIVANAVAKTILGRGLSLAGNQVLTRTLSFLTGPVGWIITGVWTAIDIAGPAYRVTIPACIVVATLRLKTQQASEDKKSLQIESV; encoded by the coding sequence ATGGCATACAAATATGATAGAGACTTGGAATTTTTAAAGCAACTGGAATCTAGTGATTTATTGGATTTGTTTGAGGTGCTTGTTTTTGGTAAAGACGGCGAAAAAAGACACAATGAAAAACTGACAAGCTCCATAGAATACAAAAGGCATGGCGATGATTACGCTAAATACGCAGAAAGAATCGCTGAAGAGTTGCAATACTATGGGAGCAATAGTTTTGCGAGTTTCATTAAAGGCGAAGGAGTCTTATACAAAGAGATTTTATGCGATGTGTGCGATAAATTAAAGGTCAATTACAACAAGAAAACTGAAACGACTTTAATTGAACAAAACATGCTTTCTAAAATCTTAGAAAGAAGTTTGGAAGAAATGGATGATGAAGAAGTGAAAGAAATGTGCGATGAATTGTCCATAAAAAACACGGACAATTTGAACAGACAAGCCTTAAGCGCGGCGACTTTAACGCTGTTTAAAATGGGAGGCTTTAAATCTTATCAATTAGCTGTCATTGTTGCGAATGCGGTCGCAAAAACCATTCTAGGGCGTGGTTTATCGCTTGCGGGCAATCAAGTGCTTACAAGAACCCTGAGCTTTTTAACAGGCCCTGTTGGTTGGATCATTACAGGCGTATGGACAGCGATTGATATTGCAGGGCCGGCTTATAGGGTAACCATACCGGCATGCATTGTGGTTGCCACTTTACGCCTAAAAACACAGCAAGCCAGTGAAGATAAGAAGTCGTTGCAAATAGAATCCGTTTAA
- the kdsA gene encoding 3-deoxy-8-phosphooctulonate synthase: MKTPETKTPKPVLIAGPCVIESLENLRSIAIKLQPLANNERLDFYFKASFDKANRTSLESYRGPGLEKGLEMLQTIKDEFGYKILTDVHESYQASVAAKVADILQIPAFLCRQTDLIVAVSQTNAIVNIKKGQFMNPKDMQYSVLKALKTRDKSIQSPTYETALKNGVWLCERGSSFGYGNLVVDMRSLKIMREFAPVIFDATHSVQMPGGANGKSSGDSSFAPILARAAAAVGIDGLFAETHIDPKNALSDGANMLKPDELEHLVTDMLKIQNLF, from the coding sequence ATGAAAACCCCTGAAACAAAAACCCCTAAACCCGTTTTAATCGCTGGCCCATGCGTCATTGAGAGTTTAGAAAATCTAAGAAGTATCGCTATTAAATTGCAACCCCTAGCCAACAACGAGCGGTTGGATTTTTATTTTAAAGCGAGTTTTGATAAGGCTAACCGCACGAGTTTAGAGAGTTACAGAGGGCCTGGTTTAGAAAAAGGCTTAGAAATGTTGCAAACCATCAAAGATGAATTTGGTTATAAAATCTTAACCGATGTGCATGAGAGCTATCAAGCAAGCGTGGCAGCCAAAGTAGCGGATATTTTACAAATCCCGGCGTTTTTGTGCCGCCAAACGGATCTGATTGTAGCAGTGAGCCAAACTAACGCTATTGTCAATATCAAAAAAGGGCAATTCATGAACCCAAAAGACATGCAATATTCTGTCTTAAAAGCCCTTAAAACGAGAGATAAAAGCATTCAAAGCCCCACTTATGAAACGGCGTTGAAAAATGGCGTGTGGCTGTGTGAAAGGGGGAGCAGCTTTGGGTATGGGAATTTAGTGGTGGATATGCGCTCTTTAAAAATCATGCGAGAGTTTGCACCGGTGATTTTTGACGCTACCCATAGCGTGCAAATGCCAGGGGGAGCGAATGGGAAAAGTTCAGGAGACAGCTCTTTTGCCCCTATTTTAGCCAGAGCGGCGGCTGCGGTGGGGATTGATGGGTTATTCGCTGAAACACACATTGATCCTAAAAACGCCCTAAGCGATGGAGCAAACATGCTAAAACCTGATGAGTTAGAACACTTAGTAACCGACATGTTAAAAATCCAAAATTTATTTTAA